One Bombilactobacillus folatiphilus genomic window, ACAGTTAACAACTATTTTGGTGATTTTTGCGCCTTACAGTAAATTAGATCAGCGTAAAAAAATCACTAAATTACTCAAACAGTATGCCGAGTGGGTGGATGCGCAACAACAAGCTGGTCAAAATTTAAAGTCGTTTATTTTACAAGTTTTGCAAGAACAGGGGTTTACGATCGAACCTCGTGCTTTGACTAGTCTTTTGCAGCGCACACAAGAAGATTATTCTACAGTAGTTGCAGAATTAGAAAAACTGATGCTCTATAACATGCATTCTCAAAAAATCACGGCGCAATCAGTGGAAAAATTGGTTCCACAATCGCTAGATGATAATATTTTTGATCTGATTGATTCAATTTTACAAGGAAATTTGCAGCGATCCGAGCAATTGTATCAACAACTGCTCTTATTGAATAATGATCCGATTTTGTTGACAGCAGTTTCTCAAAGTCAAATTCGGTTGTTATTGCAAGTTAAAATATTATCAAAAGAAGGTATGGCGTCTGGCAAGATGGCAAAGTTTTTACAAGTCCATCCTTATCGTGTTAAATTAGCACTCCAACGAGTTCGATTGTATGATTTATCGCAATTGAAAAAAGCATTATTGGATTTGATTGAGATAGATTATCAAATGAAAACAGGGCAGGGCGATAAAAGAAGATTGTTTGAGATTTTTATGATTACTTTTATTATGGATAATAAAAAGACGGACTAATGTTAGTCCGTCTTTTTGAAAAATCTAATTATTTAATTTTAGCAGCTAAACGGGATTTATCACGAGCAGCTTTATTTTGTTTAATTAGACCTTTAGATTTGGCCATGTCAACAGCACGTGTAGCTTGACGATACAATTCTTGTGTATTGTCAGAATTGTTGGCAACAGCATTTTCAAATTTCTTAATTGTTGAACGCATCTCACTGCGTTGAGCAGAATTACGTTCGTTTGCCTTTGCAGATGTACGTACTCTCTTAATTGCTGATTTAATTTGTGGCATTCTTATTCACCTCCGCCGTCATTCCAATACTTAAAAAGTATACTAAACCCCTGCAGACTTTGCAATGATTGAGAAATAAATTCTTGCATTTTTATTATGATTACGGTATATTTTAAAGTGTGTTAGCTTTGCTTTGTTTGTTGTTACACCGACGCAGACGAAGTTTAGCTGAATTATTTAATAAGGTGGAATGAATTATGGCAATTACTAAGGAAAAGAAGCAAGAATTAATTGAAAAATACGGTCGTAAATCTGGGGATACTGGTTCTCCAGAAGTACAAGTAGCTGTTTTAACTTATGAAATTAATAATTTAAATGATCATTTGAAGATTAACAAAAAAGATCATCATTCTTATGTAGGTTTATTGAAAAAAATTGGTCATCGTCGTAACTTGTTGGCTTATCTACGGAATAAAGATATCAACCGTTATCGTGATTTAATTCAAAGTTTAGGTTTACGTCGTTAATATTATATTTTAAAAGTTGTTGGGTTATACCCAGCAGCTTTTTTATTTTGACTGTGAAGATGATTTCTATAAAAAAGGCTTGGGATGTGCTACAATTAAACAAATACATTCAGATGTTCCGTTAGAACAGTAAGATCTGCTTAATATTTTAATAAAGTTTTTCATAAGAAAGGTGAGCTGAGTGGCAAAGTTAAAAATTATTCCTTTGAGTGGTTTACGCGAAAACGGCAAGAATCTATATGCCGTAGAATATGGTGACGAAATCGTTGTTTTGGATTGCGGATTGCAATATCCTGAAAATGAGTTGTTGGGAATTGATATCGTAATTCCTGACTTTAGTTATTTACAAGATAATATTGATAAGGTTGTTGGGATTTTTTTAACACATGGTCATGCCGATGCAATCGGTGCATTGCCATATTTGATAGATAATTGTGACATTCCTGTATTTGGATCTAAACTGACAATTGAGTTGGCTAAAATTAGTACAAAAGAAAACAGTCGTAGTCGTAAATTTAATAATTTTCAAGTTATAGATGCACAAACAGCGATCGATTTTGAAAATTTGAGCGTTTCCTTTTTTAAAACCACGCACTCCATTCCTGATTCCTTGGGAATTGTTGTAAAAACTCCTGTTGGCCAAGTTGTTTATACCGGTGATTTTAAATTTGATCAGTCTGCAATTCAGTCTTATCAAACTGATTATCAGCGTTTGGCAGATATCGGTCGCGAACCGGTACTTGCGTTATTAAGTGATTCGGCAAATGCGGAATCCCCTTATCCTGCGGCAGATGAACGGGATATTTATAATTATATTTGGGAGACTTTCGAATATCAAACTGGTCGAATTATTGTGGCTTCAGTAGCTTCTAATATTCTGCGGATGCAACAGATTTTTAATGCTGCGCAAAAGACTCATCGGAAAGTGGTCTTGACAGGTCAAAGTGCTTTAAAAATTGTCCGGATGGCAATTAAGTTGGGGTACTTAGATGTTCCGGACGATTTGTTAGTTTCAGCTAGACAGGCTGAAAGTTTACCTAATGAACAAATTGTTATTATTGAGACTGGACGTATGGGTGAACCAATTAAAATTTTGCAAAAAATGGCTACCAGTCATCATCATTTTTATCATATTGAAGACGGTGATTTGGTCTTTTTGACGACGACACCATCACATGCTATGGAAACTACTGTGGCAAAAACGCGAGACTTGATTTTTAGAGCTGGCGGCAATGTTAAAAGTTTAAGTGATTCAGGCTTGTATACTTCAGGTCATGCGGCTAAAAGCGATTTGCAATTGATGATTAATATTTTGCATCCTCAAAATGTAATTCCTGTGCAGGGTGAGTATCGCAATCTCAATGCTCATGCTAAGATTGCCATGGAAGCAGGTTTGGATCAGAACCATGTCTTTTTATTGCAAAATGGTGATGTTTTAAGTTATGAGCATCAACAATTTCACTTGGCGCCAGCAGTGACGGCTGGTGATACCATGATTGATGGTATTGGTGTAGGCGATATTGGAACAATTGTTTTACGCGATCGTAAATTATTGTCACAAGATGGTGTTTTCATTGCTGTTGTGACGATTGATCGTAAAAAGAAGCGAATTGTTTCGCAACCGCAGATTACAGCACGTGGTTTTGTAGGCATGGAGCGTAATCAAAATTTGTTTGATACCAGTCGAGATATTGTAGTTAAAGCTGTGGAAAATAATTTGGTGCATAAAGATTTTGATTGGTCCGAACTAAAACAAGATGTTCGTGAAAATTTGAACCATTTCTTGTGGGATAAAACAAAAAGGCACCCAGTTATTTTACCTGTCATTATGGAAGTTAATCAAAATCGGCATCGTAAATCACAAAGTGGTGCTAGTCATAAATAAAGTCCTGATTTCAGGACTTTTTTCATGGGAGTTTTCAAGTGAAAGATAATACTGAGGCAAATTATCAAAAGTTATTAGATAATGCGAAAAAATACTTGGTAAACAAAGCTTATGACTTGGCTGCGCAAGCTTTTGAAGAAGCTTATCAACTAAAGCCAAGTTTTGATTTGCATCAAAAGATTGTACAAACATGGCATCGAGCTCATCAAGATCAAATTGCTTGGCAATTGGTTCAAGATAAATTGGATCAATATCTGACTAGTTTAACGAGTATTGCTTTGGTTTTGGATATCATTATGGCATTGCATGACTTTATTGGAGCACAGCAGTTAATTCAACAAAATGTGTCCGTTTTGGAAAACAAACAATCAGAATTTCAAACTTTGGTGATGAAAAATCAATATCATTATCAATTAAATCATCTTGAAGACGTGAAAAAGCTCAAGCGACAAATATTAACGATTTTGACCTATTCATTAACAAAACAATCAGAGCTGATTTGGGGGTTACACTGTCTTTCTTTGACTGATTTCAAGCAGTGTTGTCAAAGTCTTTTAGATAATCCGTATTTGCATCCATTATTGAAAGCCAGTGTTACTGAAGATTTAGTAAAATTAAATTTGCGTCAACGGTGGACCATTAATTTTTTTGGTGAGCTGCGCGAATTTGTACCGGGGCGTCAACGATTAATTTATCAATCTAAGAGTTTGAGTGTAATGCAAAATTTATTAGTAGAAAAATTTTCTGATGGGACGAATAATAATTTGGATTTTTGTCAAAAAGAGATGAATCTATATGCAGCAATGCTGTATCCTTTCACAGATCAAATTATTACCGAACCTGATTTATGGTTTCAGCTAATTATGGAGCGTTTGAATTTTGAAAAAAGTAGTCAATCACTTGAAAATCAGCCAAAAGCTGTTAAAGTAAATAAGTGGTTGGATGAATTAGAAAATTTATTAAGTTTATTCAATTAATAAAAAATGGTTTACATTTTACAACGCAGTTTGTATACTACTAAGAGTATATTTTTGGTCGGTATCGCTTTGTTTTTGGAACCAAAAGTAGTATAATTTTTGCATAAAGAGTTATCTTCGCATTACTCTTTATATTTTTTTGTGAAGATAATTCAGATGACAAACAGGAGGTTTCTTTTCATGGCAGAAAAAGAACATTATGAAAGAACTAAGCCCCATGTAAATATCGGTACTATCGGTCACGTTGACCACGGTAAAACAACTTTAACAGCAGCTATTACTAAAGTTTTAGCTGATAAAGGTTTAGCTAAAGCCGAAGATTACTCTGATATTGACAAGGCCCCAGAAGAAAAAGAACGTGGGATTACAATCAACACAGCTCACGTTGAATACGAAACAGAAAAGCGCCATTATGCTCATATTGACGCCCCAGGACATGCTGATTACGTTAAAAACATGATCACTGGTGCTGCGCAAATGGACGGTGCTATTTTGGTTGTTGCTGCGACTGATGGTCCTATGCCACAAACGCGTGAACATATTTTGTTAGCTCACCAAGTTGGTGTTGACTATATTGTTGTGTTCTTGAACAAGACAGACTTAGTTGATGATGATGAATTAGTTGACTTAGTTGAAATGGAAGTTCGTGAATTATTGTCCGAATACGATTATCCTGGGGATGATATTCCAGTTATTCGTGGATCCGCTTTGAAAGCTTTGGAGGGTGATCCAGACCAAGTTAAGGTTATCGAACAATTAATGGATACTATTGATGACTATATTCCAACTCCAGAACGTAGCAATGATAAGCCATTCTTAATGCCAGTTGAAGATGTCTTCACAATTACTGGTCGTGGTACTGTTGCTTCTGGTCGTATTGATCGTGGTGAAGTTAAAGTCGGTGATGAAGTTGATATCGTCGGTTTACACGAACAAGATGGTCATTCAACTGTTACTGGTTTGGAAATGTTCCGGAAAACACTTGACTTAGGTGAAGCTGGCGATAACGTTGGTGTACTTTTACGTGGTGTTAACCGTGATCAAATCGAACGTGGTCAAGTTTTAGCTAAACCAGGTTCTATTCAAACTCATAACAAGTTTAAAGGTGAAGTTTACATCTTAACTAAAGAAGAAGGTGGACGTCATACTCCATTCTTCTCAAACTATCGTCCACAGTTCTATTTCCATACAACTGATGTTACAGGTGTTATTGAATTACCTGATGGTGTTGAAATGGTTATGCCTGGCGATAATGTTACGTTTGAAGTTGATTTAATTGCTCCAGTTGCTATTGAAAAGGGTACTAAATTCACAGTTCGTGAAGGTGGACGTACCGTTGGTGCTGGTGTTGTTACTGATATTTTAGATTAATTTTATCAAGAAAGCCTGGGTTACCAGGCTTTTTTTATACATAGAACTAGTTATAATATTTACAACTTGTTTTATTTAGAGTAAAATAATACTGTATGAGACAATTAGTACCGGAGGGATATTAATGGCTACGCAAGCTGAATGGACGAAAGAAAAAGATCAAGACGGAAAATTAACATTTGAAATAGATCAAGATACAATTAAACAAGGATTGGATACTGTTTTTCAACGAGTTCGCAAGACATTAAATGTTCCTGGATTTCGGAAGGGAAAAGTTCCGCGTGTGGTTTTTAATCAGATGTATGGTGAAGAGGCTCTTTATCAGGATGCTTTAAACGATGTTTTACCTTTAGCTTATTCTAAAGCAATTGATGAAACAAAGATAAAGCCGGTTGGTCAACCACAAGTTTCTATTGAAAGTATGGAAGCTGATAAGCCTTGGAAGATTTCTGCGACAATTGCTATTGAACCAGAAGTTAAACTTGGTGATTACAAGGGCTTAGAAGTCAAAAAGCAAGATACAGATGTTGCTGATACAGATATTGACGATGAGTTAACACGTCTGCAAAAACAACAAGCGGAATTAGTTTTAAAAGAGGATGGTAAATCTGAGA contains:
- the holA gene encoding DNA polymerase III subunit delta, encoding MKVNELKEQLTKQIAPVYVVLGTQTQLIRQTKQAFLAVLSAEEQSLNVAEFDLEQVDIEEAIGEANTLPFLGEHKLVLVNNPHFLSGSHTKSVINQNIDAFSSYIMDPQLTTILVIFAPYSKLDQRKKITKLLKQYAEWVDAQQQAGQNLKSFILQVLQEQGFTIEPRALTSLLQRTQEDYSTVVAELEKLMLYNMHSQKITAQSVEKLVPQSLDDNIFDLIDSILQGNLQRSEQLYQQLLLLNNDPILLTAVSQSQIRLLLQVKILSKEGMASGKMAKFLQVHPYRVKLALQRVRLYDLSQLKKALLDLIEIDYQMKTGQGDKRRLFEIFMITFIMDNKKTD
- the rpsT gene encoding 30S ribosomal protein S20, giving the protein MPQIKSAIKRVRTSAKANERNSAQRSEMRSTIKKFENAVANNSDNTQELYRQATRAVDMAKSKGLIKQNKAARDKSRLAAKIK
- the rpsO gene encoding 30S ribosomal protein S15 gives rise to the protein MAITKEKKQELIEKYGRKSGDTGSPEVQVAVLTYEINNLNDHLKINKKDHHSYVGLLKKIGHRRNLLAYLRNKDINRYRDLIQSLGLRR
- a CDS encoding ribonuclease J, which encodes MAKLKIIPLSGLRENGKNLYAVEYGDEIVVLDCGLQYPENELLGIDIVIPDFSYLQDNIDKVVGIFLTHGHADAIGALPYLIDNCDIPVFGSKLTIELAKISTKENSRSRKFNNFQVIDAQTAIDFENLSVSFFKTTHSIPDSLGIVVKTPVGQVVYTGDFKFDQSAIQSYQTDYQRLADIGREPVLALLSDSANAESPYPAADERDIYNYIWETFEYQTGRIIVASVASNILRMQQIFNAAQKTHRKVVLTGQSALKIVRMAIKLGYLDVPDDLLVSARQAESLPNEQIVIIETGRMGEPIKILQKMATSHHHFYHIEDGDLVFLTTTPSHAMETTVAKTRDLIFRAGGNVKSLSDSGLYTSGHAAKSDLQLMINILHPQNVIPVQGEYRNLNAHAKIAMEAGLDQNHVFLLQNGDVLSYEHQQFHLAPAVTAGDTMIDGIGVGDIGTIVLRDRKLLSQDGVFIAVVTIDRKKKRIVSQPQITARGFVGMERNQNLFDTSRDIVVKAVENNLVHKDFDWSELKQDVRENLNHFLWDKTKRHPVILPVIMEVNQNRHRKSQSGASHK
- the tuf gene encoding elongation factor Tu, with the protein product MAEKEHYERTKPHVNIGTIGHVDHGKTTLTAAITKVLADKGLAKAEDYSDIDKAPEEKERGITINTAHVEYETEKRHYAHIDAPGHADYVKNMITGAAQMDGAILVVAATDGPMPQTREHILLAHQVGVDYIVVFLNKTDLVDDDELVDLVEMEVRELLSEYDYPGDDIPVIRGSALKALEGDPDQVKVIEQLMDTIDDYIPTPERSNDKPFLMPVEDVFTITGRGTVASGRIDRGEVKVGDEVDIVGLHEQDGHSTVTGLEMFRKTLDLGEAGDNVGVLLRGVNRDQIERGQVLAKPGSIQTHNKFKGEVYILTKEEGGRHTPFFSNYRPQFYFHTTDVTGVIELPDGVEMVMPGDNVTFEVDLIAPVAIEKGTKFTVREGGRTVGAGVVTDILD